In Alicyclobacillus macrosporangiidus CPP55, a single window of DNA contains:
- a CDS encoding DUF302 domain-containing protein: MEQEFHYSATTEKSLDEAVAALEAALKDRKFSVLWQMDIPSKLKEKGVEFDKPYRVLEVCNPNEAKQVLTQNPMVGYFLPCKVVVYEHEGKTVIGLPKPTVLMGVIGDEGLMETAQRVEAALKEAVDEAAG; encoded by the coding sequence ATGGAACAGGAGTTTCACTACAGTGCCACCACGGAAAAGAGCCTGGACGAGGCGGTTGCGGCGCTCGAGGCGGCGCTGAAGGACCGCAAGTTCAGCGTTCTGTGGCAGATGGACATCCCGTCGAAGCTGAAGGAGAAGGGCGTCGAATTCGACAAACCGTACCGGGTGCTCGAAGTTTGCAATCCGAATGAAGCCAAGCAGGTCCTGACCCAAAACCCGATGGTGGGGTACTTCCTCCCGTGTAAGGTCGTGGTGTACGAGCATGAGGGGAAAACGGTCATCGGTCTGCCGAAGCCGACGGTGCTCATGGGCGTGATCGGGGATGAAGGCCTCATGGAGACGGCACAGCGGGTGGAAGCGGCGTTGAAAGAGGCGGTGGACGAGGCGGCAGGCTGA
- the trxA gene encoding thioredoxin — translation MATVQVTDQNFASVIQGDKPVLVDFWAAWCGPCRMMAPVLEELSDEAGDRLVVAKLNVDENPRTAGAYGIMSIPTMILFRNGRPLKQLVGYMPKGTLVSQLADVL, via the coding sequence ATGGCCACGGTACAGGTAACGGATCAGAACTTTGCGAGTGTGATCCAAGGGGACAAGCCGGTGTTGGTCGATTTTTGGGCGGCGTGGTGCGGGCCGTGCCGGATGATGGCGCCCGTGTTGGAGGAGTTGTCGGATGAGGCGGGGGATCGACTTGTGGTGGCAAAACTGAATGTCGATGAGAACCCGAGGACGGCGGGAGCGTATGGGATCATGAGCATCCCGACGATGATTCTGTTCCGCAACGGCCGGCCGTTGAAGCAGCTCGTGGGATACATGCCGAAAGGGACACTGGTGAGCCAACTGGCGGACGTGCTGTAA
- a CDS encoding metal-sensitive transcriptional regulator, giving the protein MEYTDRMKNRLRRIEGQVRGVLQMMEQGKSCKEVVTQLSAIRAAVDRVIMYVVGENMEQCIREEVAGGGSADKVIREAIELLMKSR; this is encoded by the coding sequence ATGGAGTACACCGATCGGATGAAGAACCGGCTGCGCCGGATTGAAGGCCAGGTGCGGGGCGTGCTCCAGATGATGGAGCAGGGCAAGTCGTGCAAAGAGGTCGTGACGCAGTTGTCGGCCATTCGGGCGGCGGTGGACCGGGTGATCATGTACGTCGTCGGAGAGAACATGGAGCAGTGCATCCGGGAGGAGGTCGCCGGCGGCGGGAGTGCCGACAAGGTGATTCGGGAAGCGATTGAGCTGTTGATGAAAAGCCGATGA
- a CDS encoding rhodanese-like domain-containing protein: MNWVWLVLVVIAAGYFVYRMLPAKGVKSIQPDELREMLRDKKSGVQYVDVREPGEFRQGHIDGFRNIPLGQLKSRLGELDKAKPVVVMCHSGMRSAQAARLLAKQGFADVRNLSGGIAAWNAHRGR, translated from the coding sequence GTGAATTGGGTCTGGCTCGTGTTGGTGGTGATCGCTGCAGGTTACTTTGTGTACCGGATGCTGCCCGCCAAGGGAGTGAAGTCCATTCAGCCGGACGAGCTGCGGGAGATGCTCCGTGACAAAAAGTCTGGCGTACAGTACGTGGATGTCCGGGAGCCGGGGGAGTTTCGGCAGGGACACATCGACGGGTTTCGCAACATCCCGCTGGGGCAGTTGAAAAGCCGGTTGGGAGAGCTGGATAAGGCGAAGCCTGTGGTCGTGATGTGCCACTCCGGGATGCGCAGTGCCCAGGCGGCCCGGCTGTTGGCGAAACAGGGGTTTGCGGACGTGAGGAACCTCTCCGGCGGGATCGCAGCGTGGAACGCCCATCGTGGCCGATGA
- a CDS encoding sulfite exporter TauE/SafE family protein: MPHLSAVQMVLAVLSGGVVGFTLGLIGGGGSILAVPLLLYLVGVHDPHVVIGSTALAVAVNAYLNLLPHWRQGHVRWKAAVAFAIPGAVGTYAGSVLGKLANDKVLLFLFAILMLVIAARMLRSRRNPEASEAGRPVRMGRVIPTGLVTGGVSGFFGIGGGFLIVPGLMFSAGLPMTEAVGTSLFSVGTFGLTTAVSYALSGMVDWLIVALYIGGGLAGGILGVYACTRLGRNVRRLQQLFAGVLVLVACYMLYVNLKALHLL; encoded by the coding sequence GTGCCACATTTGAGCGCTGTGCAGATGGTCCTGGCGGTTCTCTCCGGTGGTGTGGTGGGCTTCACACTGGGACTCATCGGCGGGGGTGGTTCCATCCTCGCCGTGCCCCTGCTGTTGTATCTGGTCGGAGTGCACGATCCCCACGTGGTCATCGGCAGCACGGCGCTGGCGGTGGCGGTCAACGCCTATTTGAACTTGCTTCCCCACTGGCGGCAGGGACACGTTCGGTGGAAGGCGGCCGTGGCGTTCGCCATCCCGGGTGCGGTGGGAACCTACGCCGGGTCGGTGCTCGGCAAACTGGCGAATGACAAAGTGCTGTTGTTTCTCTTCGCCATCCTGATGCTGGTCATCGCCGCCCGGATGCTGCGCTCAAGGCGAAATCCTGAGGCTTCGGAGGCCGGGCGCCCCGTCCGGATGGGGAGGGTGATCCCGACGGGGCTCGTCACCGGAGGCGTATCCGGGTTCTTCGGTATCGGTGGTGGGTTCTTGATTGTTCCGGGCCTCATGTTTTCTGCGGGATTGCCGATGACCGAGGCTGTCGGGACGTCCCTGTTCTCGGTGGGGACGTTCGGGCTGACGACCGCCGTGTCCTACGCCCTCTCCGGCATGGTGGACTGGCTCATCGTCGCCCTGTACATCGGCGGCGGCCTGGCCGGGGGCATTCTTGGGGTGTATGCCTGCACGAGGCTTGGCCGCAACGTGAGGCGGCTACAACAACTGTTCGCCGGTGTGTTGGTCCTGGTGGCGTGTTACATGCTGTACGTGAATCTCAAGGCGCTGCACCTTTTGTAG
- a CDS encoding MBL fold metallo-hydrolase: MTRVSPTEVFEKILRGEELFILDVRNEEEYADWRIEGPNVTSINIPYFDLLDGVQPALERLPKDRPVLVVCAKEGSSVYVAEQLLEAGLKDVSVLAGGMKAWSEALRPVKVGDLSDGGAVYQFVRFGKGCLSYLIASGGEAAVVDAVRTTDAYEAFATAHELRIRHVIDTHVHADHISGGRKLAETSGAKYWLPPKDAAQVTFAYEPLVAEREITVGKTTVRIVPVYSPGHTIGSTSLVVDDRYLLSGDILFVKSIGRPDLAGKAEDWAGDLRKTLYETYPELPSNLLLLPAHYGDLDEVNPDGSVAARLGDVYEHNAGLQVEDAEAFRKLVTENLPPQPNAYREIRLTNMGKMAPDEDEQREMEIGPNRCAVHG; encoded by the coding sequence ATGACTCGTGTATCGCCCACCGAGGTGTTCGAGAAGATTTTGCGTGGGGAGGAGCTGTTCATCCTCGATGTGCGCAACGAAGAGGAATACGCCGACTGGCGAATCGAAGGTCCGAATGTGACCAGCATCAACATCCCGTACTTCGACCTACTCGACGGCGTTCAGCCGGCCTTGGAGCGGCTGCCGAAGGACAGGCCCGTGTTGGTGGTGTGCGCCAAGGAAGGTTCGTCGGTGTACGTGGCCGAGCAGCTCCTGGAAGCGGGTTTGAAAGACGTTTCAGTCCTCGCCGGCGGTATGAAGGCGTGGAGCGAGGCGCTGCGACCGGTGAAGGTGGGGGACCTTTCGGACGGTGGTGCGGTGTATCAGTTTGTTCGGTTTGGCAAGGGTTGCTTGTCGTACCTGATTGCGTCGGGCGGAGAGGCGGCCGTCGTCGATGCGGTGCGGACGACCGATGCGTACGAGGCATTCGCAACGGCGCATGAGCTTCGGATCCGCCACGTCATAGACACTCACGTGCATGCCGACCACATCTCCGGCGGGCGCAAATTGGCGGAGACGTCCGGGGCCAAGTACTGGCTGCCGCCAAAGGACGCCGCCCAGGTGACGTTCGCCTACGAGCCGCTGGTGGCTGAACGGGAGATCACGGTAGGCAAGACCACGGTGCGCATTGTGCCGGTGTACTCGCCGGGGCACACCATCGGCAGCACGTCACTGGTGGTGGATGACCGGTATCTTCTTTCGGGCGACATCCTGTTCGTGAAGTCCATCGGACGGCCGGATCTGGCTGGGAAGGCCGAGGATTGGGCGGGCGATCTGCGAAAGACCCTGTACGAGACATACCCCGAGTTGCCGTCGAATCTTCTGCTGTTGCCGGCGCACTACGGCGACCTGGACGAGGTGAACCCGGATGGGTCGGTAGCGGCACGGCTGGGTGACGTGTACGAGCACAATGCGGGGCTTCAGGTGGAGGACGCCGAGGCGTTCCGGAAGCTGGTGACGGAGAACCTGCCGCCGCAGCCGAATGCGTACCGGGAGATTCGCCTGACCAATATGGGCAAGATGGCACCGGACGAGGATGAGCAGCGGGAGATGGAGATTGGGCCGAACCGGTGCGCCGTGCACGGGTGA
- a CDS encoding sulfurtransferase TusA family protein, which yields MTDIRVDKTIDCKGLSCPLPIVRTKKAIDEMEAGQVLEVLATDPGSVADVKGWAHRTGHQFLGTLTEGKVFRHFIRKSRPEETKPEQRFPNTVSNEELPGRLSDGGVLVDVREPAEYAFSHIPGAISLPLGDLEQRLTELASYRNQPVYVICRTGSRSDLACQVLAEHGFERVYNVVPGMSQWQGPTEQSV from the coding sequence ATGACGGATATCCGTGTGGATAAGACCATCGACTGCAAAGGGTTGTCCTGCCCGTTGCCCATCGTGCGGACAAAAAAGGCTATCGACGAGATGGAAGCGGGCCAGGTTTTGGAGGTCCTGGCGACCGACCCGGGGTCGGTGGCGGACGTCAAGGGCTGGGCGCACCGGACGGGCCACCAGTTCCTCGGGACCCTGACGGAGGGGAAGGTGTTCCGGCACTTCATCCGCAAGTCCAGGCCGGAGGAAACCAAACCCGAGCAACGATTTCCGAATACCGTGAGCAACGAGGAGTTGCCTGGACGGCTTTCTGACGGTGGGGTGCTCGTCGATGTGCGGGAGCCAGCGGAGTACGCCTTCTCGCACATTCCGGGGGCGATCTCGCTACCGCTCGGCGACTTGGAACAGCGCTTGACGGAGCTTGCGTCCTACCGGAACCAGCCGGTGTATGTGATCTGCCGCACCGGCAGCCGGAGTGACCTCGCCTGCCAGGTGTTGGCCGAGCACGGATTTGAGCGAGTGTACAATGTGGTGCCCGGCATGAGCCAGTGGCAGGGACCCACGGAACAGAGCGTCTAA
- a CDS encoding DsrE/DsrF/DrsH-like family protein, with protein sequence MADDKRRVAIIASQGSLDAAYKVLNIATAAAATDAEVAIFFTFEGLNIIRKGGAEALTMGPGKEHWMEGFQRANVPSVAELLEVAKESGVKFIGCQMTMDVMGLTKDDFIDGVEVGGAVTFLDFAYDADVTVTF encoded by the coding sequence ATGGCAGATGACAAGCGCAGAGTGGCCATCATCGCATCGCAAGGCAGTTTGGATGCAGCATACAAGGTACTCAACATCGCCACGGCAGCGGCGGCGACGGACGCCGAGGTGGCCATCTTCTTCACCTTTGAGGGGCTCAACATCATTCGCAAAGGTGGCGCCGAGGCGCTGACCATGGGGCCCGGGAAGGAGCACTGGATGGAAGGTTTCCAGCGTGCAAACGTGCCGTCCGTAGCAGAGTTGCTCGAGGTCGCCAAAGAGAGCGGTGTCAAGTTCATTGGTTGCCAGATGACGATGGATGTCATGGGTTTGACGAAGGACGATTTTATCGACGGCGTGGAGGTCGGCGGTGCGGTCACGTTCCTCGACTTTGCGTATGACGCCGACGTGACGGTGACGTTCTAA
- a CDS encoding rhodanese-like domain-containing protein → MSSVIHIHRLDVYERMKRGQRLQIIDVRKPGEVAAGKIPGAKNIPLGQIPMRMSEIDPSQDTVMICRSGSRSAMACEFLMAAGFTRVKNMLGGMNAWTWEVE, encoded by the coding sequence GTGAGCAGCGTGATCCACATCCATCGGCTCGACGTGTACGAGCGCATGAAGCGAGGCCAGAGGCTGCAGATTATCGACGTCCGGAAACCCGGCGAAGTGGCAGCTGGGAAGATCCCGGGGGCCAAAAACATTCCGCTCGGGCAGATTCCGATGCGGATGAGCGAGATCGATCCAAGTCAGGATACCGTCATGATCTGTCGCAGCGGCAGCCGCAGCGCCATGGCCTGCGAGTTTTTGATGGCAGCCGGATTCACCAGGGTGAAGAATATGCTGGGCGGCATGAACGCCTGGACTTGGGAAGTGGAATGA
- the arsC gene encoding arsenate reductase (thioredoxin), protein MKKPVVYFLCTGKSCRSQMAEGWARHLGADRIEVHSAGIEAHGLNPRAVATMKEAGVDISKHTSKTIDPDLLNRADYVITLCGDANDRCPMTPPHVKQLHWGFEDPARANGTDEEIMAKFQEVRDAIRSRVQAFLDELPDAADSH, encoded by the coding sequence ATGAAGAAGCCTGTCGTGTATTTTCTTTGCACCGGGAAGTCGTGCCGGAGTCAAATGGCCGAAGGGTGGGCGAGACACCTTGGGGCAGACCGGATTGAAGTTCATAGCGCCGGTATCGAGGCACATGGATTGAATCCTCGTGCTGTGGCCACCATGAAAGAAGCCGGTGTGGATATTTCGAAGCACACCTCGAAAACCATCGATCCAGACCTTTTGAACCGTGCGGACTATGTCATCACGTTGTGCGGCGATGCCAATGACCGTTGTCCGATGACGCCACCGCACGTGAAACAGTTGCACTGGGGATTCGAAGATCCGGCTCGGGCAAATGGCACGGACGAAGAGATCATGGCCAAGTTTCAGGAGGTCCGGGACGCAATCCGGAGTCGTGTGCAGGCGTTCCTGGACGAACTACCGGACGCCGCAGATTCGCACTGA